CAGAAAAAACCCAAGCCATAATCAAATTCTTTAGATTGATACTATTGTACAAATCTATATCATACATGAAAAATGGGAAAATAATAGAAACGGTGctagaaaagataaaaataaatcccTGCAGACTAAACAAGAAGTATACATATGCTTCATCCCTTCCCAAAGGCCCCCGTACCCTGAATTAACCATTACAAACCCCTACTCTCCCGTCACACTCATTAGCCACTGCCACTTACGCATTCTGTTAAGAAGCAAGCAATCTCTTCATTATCCCCAATTCTATCCTTCCTTACCATGTGCTAAACTTCAGTTTCCAACCTCATATCATATCTATAGCAAACAACTCAGTAGCAGACTAGCAGTACGCTACATTCTATTAACTATATTTATATCTGTTAAACTAGCTGAAATTTGACTACAAATAGATAAATATGGTGCATGCTAAATGACTCACATCAGACTACACGTTCGTTTCTGCAAAGAAAAATGTTTCGAGAACATCCCAATGAGTCGATGCCCATGTACACGTAGAGAGAAGTAATAAGTTCAATCACACGACAAAAGCAAAATGGGGATGCCAATATAACTACATTCTTCTTCGGAAAAGGACTTTAGCCAGTTAAATGAGTGTTGCTGTATTCAAGCTATGCATCATTTTATATTTCAGCCCATATTTGTCAAAACAGCATATTTCGCATTTAAAATATGCTAATGCACAAACTAGTTGTTTACCATAAACTCTCAGTTGCCATGCCAATCAATTGCACATTAAAGGAATTTGGCTGTTATTTCATACAAATTACAACTATTTTGTATCCTTAATATTCTCTAATGGATACTCTGTCCTAAAATTAGAAGAATTCGTCTGAAGAAAAAATTTGGTAATTAATTCTTGCACCTAACCTTTTATTGTTGTGAATCAAATTAAGTTGGTTATCCTTCTAGATGATTGTAAAGTAAGCAAGATTCAGGAATTCCTAATAAAACGTGACTTCCGGTCTTTTCAAAATACTGGAAAAAATAATGTCAGCATAGATGTTGCATGATTTGAACAAGCATGCGATTGATCACTAGAGTCAGCGTTCAAGGCATAAACACAAGCAATTGATCATCTACACCAAAAATAGACCTGGATGTAGGACTCCtgatctaatttttttatctccTCAACCACTAGTAACCAAAATGATCTCCAATTAATTCGTTAATTTCCAAATTGTTTGACACTTGGCAATTGGCAAGAAATTACATATGTGCCAATTAATAACTCTTACCATTTACACCCTTTTTATGTTGTATAATTGCTAAATCACCTAACAATATAATCAAAGAAACAACTATAATTACTATAACTGGAAAATatatgagaaaataaaaatgacaaAGCTTGTGAAGCATTTAAATGTACTTACTCCCACGGTACATCCCCCACAAGCATCCAGTCTCCATCTTTATCTTCATAAGTGAGGACATACTCTGAACCGTGCAGAAGGTCCCTCAGCTTACTCTCACTCAACATTTCTCTTCCTGGAGCTCCATGGGAGCCACACTGACCTGATTGTAAACAAGTCCCAAAGACACATTCcagaacaaaattaaaataaccatcaaataatttttaaaacaaatcatCAGTTAAAACAATTTACCGCTATGTAAATAGACTGTAAAAGCTCACCTAAGGTAAAACAGCTGAACATCTTCTCAAGTGCAGAAGATAGCTCCTGATATGTTGTATAACTTCTTAGATCTACCTTCCTAAGATAGGGAGCACCATCCATGCTGACCTTCACAAAGAGTGCGCCAACACCTGGTTTTCCATCTACTTCATCATTGTTCTTGTTGGATGTGGTGGCCATGGAGTTTTTCCTAAATGATCTTATAGGAGGCCAACCGACAACCTGTGCCCTGTCACAACGGATTTTATGTAATTAGCATACCTAGAAACACAAGGAAAATCCCATTTAAGGAGTTCCTTTGTCCAACTTCAAAAATCTCGTGAAAATTGTGGTTCCTTGAGCTGATAGATTCCACTTACTTAGATGCCGGTGCACTGCCACTTATAGAAGCACCTGTATGGTTATGACCGGTTCCATTATTAGCTGAACAAGGCCGTTCTTGCAACTTGCTAGGCATTTCTTTCATTGCAGAAGGCTGAGCACCAGAAGGCCTAGGTGATAGCATTGCAGTCATTCCCTGCACGAAAGATAGTGACAGCTAATCTCAGACACagcaaaaaataaacatttctcACAATATTAAGAACGTCAAGCATCTCTTCTAACCTGAGAAAACGCATCCATGGTATCAGCAAAACCTCTCTTGTTGCCGGAAACAACAGTTTTCTGGGACGACAAGAAAATCCCGTCTTTGGTAGGACCCAAAGGGAACAGTGGCTTTTCGTCAATCTTTGCTGAGCTTAAAGAGAAAAGATCCGGATCCCTTTCAGGTGACTGTGATCCGGGAAGGCCCAGCCTCAACTCCGTAGCCTTCAAATTCATGTTCTCCTTTTTCTCATCACCCAAGCCTGGCACAGTAGAAGCACAGCTATCCACTGATGAGCAATCAGACAACCCTAAGTAATTCCTTTCTTTCAATCCAGCCCCATTCTGAGAGAAACAATCCAAGGACTGCGAAGAACCAGACGCTAAGGTAGACGACACCTTGCTCAGCCCGTCCTCCTCCGTTACCACCGCCGGCGGCGACATCACACTCCAAACACAATCAAAGCAAACTGCCACAAACAGAAACAGTAAAAGTCAAATCCATCGTTCACTTCAAATTACCAGCAGCACAAAAGGCCCCATGCTAATAACAAAACAccatttaaaagaaaaacacgCTTCAGCATGATGAAAAAGGGTTCAATCATAACGATCACGCCATTAACTAGCAACTCAAGCAACAACTAATCACAGTgagaaataacaaaaataaaaataaataattggcATGCATGCGTTTTACTATTGCAGAGTTaagcataaaaaaaatagttaatcaTAACAGAATCACAACATTAAGACACAAACAACCTTGGGAGTTAGTTATTGACTGAAGACTTATCAAAATAGCACACCCTACTCCTTTCCTATTTATTGTTCACACTTCTTCACAACCTCAACTTCTTAAGCAAATAAGTAAATATAAAGCTGCAGAAGCTAAATAGATCCGTGGTCGAGCAAATTCCTCTGCAGTTTTTTCCATAAAAATAAacgaaacaaaaaaaaaaaggagtacATTCTACCTGAAAGTGCTGATATAGAAAATCGTTGAAGAAATATTTGAAGAAAGAGGAACAGTTGGGAGTAGGAGGAGAGAATTTGAAGAAGTACGCACCTAAGGAAGCGAGTTTTGGTAGATCAGAGACAGAAGAAAAACCGATACTGATTTTGTGGAAATTTTTCGCAAGTAAATGCAAAAGCGAGAAAGTGAAGCAGAGAGAGAAAGTTTAAGGGCCTTCCATAAGCAGAAAGAAACAAAAGCTTTTGGGGAGATATGAGTGGAGAAGCACAATGAATGAAAGTCTTAAGACGGAAAAACCAAACAAAAGCGATTAAACGCAATTATAGTACTGAGGGGCAAAACGGAGAATAAATGGCGGAAGCTGTGTCGTTTTGTTAGTTGGATAACAATGATATGGAGTCCGGATTTTGCGTTGGACGGATGCGATGCATTCTGACGGAGAAATCAAAACCGTCCATTCCCTCACTATATGGAGACACGAAATTAAATATCTCGTCGCTGTTAACAGGTGCTACAACGTTCCGCTTCGGAATTCAGAAATGTCGCATTTACCCTTGTGTGCTTTCTGAACAAAAACGTATCAATAACTCGTTGACACATGGCACTACAGTTTTGTACTGTGATTAAACTGGGTGGAGATAAATAGTTATGAATGAACTTTTAATACCAAAGTCAACAAGGTTCTGATTGAACTctcacaaatttaaatttagcgTCAAAATGGATctttttattaagttttttatgcattttttaacttaaaacaTTGTGTATTACAAATTGTTAAGAAATTacagaagaagagaaaaaatataattaactcGTTTGATAACCATCAAATGATAGTGCTGTCTTTTTCGTTGAAAAAAACATGTGAGCGTGGAATGTTTAATTAGACGCAGTACACAAGATAAGAAGGGTGcgaaaaaataaaactatatatgAATGCAAGCATAAATTGTCAATAAAGTCGTATTAGTATTAATTGTCTCTAATAGATTTGGATAGGGTTGgctttttaaaaaacattttattgaaaaacacatttatttttAATCGGAAATATAGTACTCAGTAGAAAAGTAAAAGAAGTACTAAATCAAATATGACATAAGTGGTGATGAATTATTTGCGCAAATAAGATTAGGTAGggcaaaagaaaagagaaagaagaataaCAAAGAAAGAGTTGAAATGCATGGTAAGTTTGCATGCGCAAATTCAAAAGTAAAGCTCATTTTTCACTATGACTGTATTTTTCTTTGACGTGCTTTATTTTGTTCTGCTGAAAATGTCAGGATCAAAGATACCATCTGAATGCGCTATGAAGGCTTTTTGTACACAATATTTTCCGAATGAATGCGGTGTTTAATTTTGAAGGTAAGGGTAGGGTGCATAAATACTCCCAGTTCATTTATAGAATATCACATTGTCTTGGATCTTAGtttatgaaatttaataaacTAATTGTTATAGaaagttatgattattattattatatggaGTACCATGGGAAAGGTATCCAAGGGCTATGGTGAAGGTTTTACAGACATAAATAATGACAAATAACTGCAGGAGAATCATAGCATAACCCTCTGATTCACACACAATTTCAGATCTCTGCTTATAGTACAAGTCAACTATTCCATAATCCTCTGTCTGGCATATTCAATTCAATGTCGGAGTTGCTTATTAGACCTAATAAATCATAATAACAGAGGGAAGTTTTTTATGAAAGTTTCGTTTGATCCAGACAGGACAaggaaaaaaatgcaaaagagtATTTAAATAGGTATTTTGATTAGAATGGCGCACTTGATTGATTTTGGAGTGGTTTGGGACGTGGAAAAGCAGGGGGCGTGAATGGATTTGTGAAGTTAGGTAGTAGAGCATGGTTGAATATGGTGTTTTGATTTAACAATGGTGGTTTGTGGTGGGAGGAAAGAAGGAGTGAGAATGGGAAAAAGTTAAGGGGGAGACAGGAATGCGGCAATTGAAATGGTTTTGCCGGGTGTTGAGGAGGACAGATAACACCTTCCACTCTCATCACCCATCTTTTTTCATCATTAccaatttctctttctctctttctctctccctATTCTCTACACTCTACCCATACCCACACTCCTTATTCCTAATGCTCATGTTTCtttgttcttttctttcataCCTCTCCTACCCTACCCTACCCCTGCCCTACCCTACTACCCTCCCTATCATCACCATACGTCACTCTACACTAATTTCAATTCCTAATTACCATCTCTCATCTCACCTTTTCCTTTTTTACTTCATCAAATTACTGCACTTTCTGTTTTCTTCCAAATTGGTTCCTATTTTCCAAATGAAGGTACATcgatttaaaagattaaaaataagaaagagtTGAAATGAATTGGAGAAAGTTTGAATTGTGTAGATGTAAAAAAATGTCATTGAAATAAAGTGGAAAAACGTGAAGGTAAAGCAAATTGATTAGTGAGGGAGGAGAATGATTAGGCAGGGAAGAGGCAGGAGTTACTGTGATTGAATTAATGTGTTGGGTAGTGATTGATGAGAATGGGAAGGGAAGGGATAAGGATGTGGTGAGTGTGAGAATAGAACATTGATTTGTGGAATCTAAATAGAAATAATTGGATATGGTTAGACATAATGAGATTGGAAGGAAggaaataaaaaggaaaaaaagattTGATTTGGTTAGGAGGCACAGGTTTTGCGGGGCTCTGCTACGACACAGGGACCCAATGCCGGAACCACTCCGCTTTTGCCGCTATCTCATCTCTTTTTTTTACTCACAATATTTAGTTCAGGGTGAGACGTTCGATGAAAGCTGAATAGTGGATTAATGGCGTTGGAGTTATAAACGgagtttgagagagagagagagagagcgaTTGAGTTGGCACGTGTGTGGCTCGTGACTGACAGAGAAAGCAACCACGCAGTAGGGTCAAACCACTTTTATATTTTGTGACCAATCAAACAGGTGGGGCCCATCCTAAATTCCTACTCTACACTCACGTGTGAACCCTTTAAACGGTGACCACGACTCTGCGTGCGTGCGTGCGTCCTGTGCTTGTGTTACTCTGCTTGAGAGACCACCCATGGTTTAGAGTTCATCACTCTCCACAAGATATAACCCACAGGAAACCATTAACCTTCTCATTTTCTCTCCCTCCAAATTACAAGTTAATTAGTCTTTACCTCTTATTAAGAACATAGAAAtggaatttattttattttatatttaaaacaatGTTGTAATGggtaaaataatataatcagTTTTCACTTAGATTCATCCCATAACTTTTGGAACAATGTGTGGGTTACAGGTTTCAAACTGTCTTTAAGCCCATACCCGTGGCCCAATATTGTTACTAGAAAAAGACCCAATTCCGTTACGTGATTCGGTCCGTTAGCGTCTAAGAAATAACTTGAGTTTCCAACAATATGTTTATTATGATTGATCATATTTTAACACCGTAGCCATTTTAGCATCCAAAACCAAGAAAAACACCACCGATGGATACATGCCTTTTAGCTGGATTAACAAATACACTGAATcaattttgataactaatttaactaattaattttcattttatttgtttgaaGGTGAAGTGACTTTATGTCAGTGATTTCAAATGTCTCTCTCAAAATGTTGTATTTAGAGGACTTTTCTCCTTTTTAGTGTTTATTAGATAGCTTTAACTATTTGGAAACAGATTTCACAAGTAATAGGTGTAGCATACTAGGAAAATGAATTCTGGAATTTAAagatttagttatttattaatatcttTGAAATTTCAGTAACTAAACATCATTTCCACTAATCTCACTAGACATTTCAAAGAGAGTCCACACATACTCTAAATGACGACTTATTACTAACACATTCATTACTCAATGGATGACTTGTTATTATTCGTCTTTTATACCTTAAACTTTTTTAACACTTAGCTTACTTTATAGAGGTGCCTCTTTCGTCATGTACTTGGTCAAAAAAGGACCAACGTTAAGTTCAAAATGATCAAGTTGaggttcatgatcttcacctaccaacttgaagaaaagtattaaggaaataatgattatcaaattatacgcaattattgtacGTAATTATAGAATCTCGTGATTAGTGAATCATTACATAAttagtttgaaaaaataaaattttcatacattatatattttttattctatatatTGAATGATATAAATacacacaaaaaatattttttttttatatataattgttttatattaCCCATTTTTCTTACTATCTTCttatatacaattttcttatacTTTTCTATTAATTGACTATTCTAGTTAACATGTTCATTTGTCTATCACTTCTcgtattttgtattttgtatcGTGCAACCCGTTTTTGCAAAAATTTATTCTCCATCTAGTCAATTTATACTCTTCGTAGTACGAGATCTAACACATTGAATTCTCTTAATACAACTTCACTTTTGTGTCTTATTGCATGTTGCTTTAAAACTTCTCTTTTTATtcttacatgtttttttttacttcatcaatcatatatataatagtgTAATTTATCTCaatctttataaaattttaatatgaatTAAGTGAAAAAAATGTGACAGAAATGTCTATAACTATGTCTACAATTGTAAAAAAGAGGCGTGATTGATTCAAATACaatatgaaattataaattttaaaatatttgtacaacaaatttgaaaaatataaaattttaaaaggggaaaatcaataaaaagttgtattttttttagaaaagttAGTAAATAATTAATTCGCTTTTAAAATTCTTAGTTATAACAAGGTTAATGTTTAACACATTTGAATCTTCAACATGATTATTTTCAGACTTATGAGAACGGAAGTTGCTTAGATTTGGACATGGCTAAGTTTTACGAATTAACAACTAACAAGTATTTGGGGTATTGCCAGAGTAGgttaaaacaaagaaaataaaaacttcaaaaaaaattagagTAATGGATCAAAACTAGTTTACTTCTGataaagaataattttgaaCAACAAGAGGAGGAgcaaatagttttaaaatatatatgataAGTAGTTCAATCTATTAATATTGTTTTACTAGTAATTCGTAAATGCCACGTGTAATATTGATTACAAAAATAAGTATAGGGATATCGTGTGTGGAAGCGTGATAATTCCAACCAAAGattttatgagaaattaaagtaacaagtaaagtgagaatgataccataatttttaggtggaaaacccctttaaatagaggtaaaaagccaccggcgagagagccaaaacttccactataatggtactgggagtacaatgaattcctctcaggctaatagataaatagcccaaaaacaaattctctctatatgggttaaacacttacacccaagagcAGAAATAGAGAATatatgaaaagagagaggaagcaagtgtatgttgttgtttgttgtgtgttacattgcttgaaggaagtAACTATATAcagtggttctaggagacaacaataataaatacaattaatggtaattaacctccatttgattgcaattgattgtgacaattaacctcccaattatgacaagaaaacggttaaaggtgagtcataacccacaaatctccaccttgacttGCCTTTGACTGGAACACTCTCTCGCCATGAAGCCTTGATTAAGTATGGATAATACCAGCTAAGTTCAGGCAATGATCGAAATTAGCCGATGGAAGTGGCTTGGTCAACATGTCTGCAGGATTTTCAGCcgtatgaattttttcaacaattatatctcctgtatcaacaatgtctcggataaaatggtgtttaattttaatgtgtttggtccttgagtgatacTTACTGTTCCTGGTTAAGTGAACAACActctgactatcacaaaatataacaagaacatcttGTTGAAGACCAAGTTCACTTACCAAGCCTCAAAGCCATATAGCCTCTTTCATAACTTCTGTAGCATCAATATATTCTGCTTCAGTGGTGGACAAAGCCGCAATGGCTTGAAGTGAAGAATACCAACTGATAGCAGACCCAGGGTAAAAATGTAGGCTGAATGTGACCTTCTCCGATCTAAATCACCACCATAGTCAGCATCAACATAGCCAACTGCTCCTTCGGGATCGACTCTATGTTGATCAAATACCAAACCAAGATCTGAAGAACCTTTCAGATAGCGAAGTATCCATTTAACGACTTCCCAGTGTGCCTTGCCTGGATTATGCATGAACCTGCTAACAATGCTAACAGCATAAGCTAAATCAGGTCTAGTACATACCATAGCATACATGAgacttccaattgcatttgaatATGGGACATGTGACATGCGTCTTTTGTCCTTGTCTGATTTTGGA
The sequence above is a segment of the Phaseolus vulgaris cultivar G19833 chromosome 2, P. vulgaris v2.0, whole genome shotgun sequence genome. Coding sequences within it:
- the LOC137811278 gene encoding auxin-responsive protein IAA8; protein product: MSPPAVVTEEDGLSKVSSTLASGSSQSLDCFSQNGAGLKERNYLGLSDCSSVDSCASTVPGLGDEKKENMNLKATELRLGLPGSQSPERDPDLFSLSSAKIDEKPLFPLGPTKDGIFLSSQKTVVSGNKRGFADTMDAFSQGMTAMLSPRPSGAQPSAMKEMPSKLQERPCSANNGTGHNHTGASISGSAPASKAQVVGWPPIRSFRKNSMATTSNKNNDEVDGKPGVGALFVKVSMDGAPYLRKVDLRSYTTYQELSSALEKMFSCFTLGQCGSHGAPGREMLSESKLRDLLHGSEYVLTYEDKDGDWMLVGDVPWEMFIDTCKRLKIMKGSDAIGLAPRAMEKSKSRT